CCCGCCTCCAGCAGCCGCTCCACCAGTTCCCCGGGCGCCAGGCCGTACCCGTCCTCCACGTCCGCCGACACCGGCACGTCCACCGCCCGCGCGATCCTCGCCACCGCCGCGAACATCTCGTCGGCGGGCGTCTCGCCGTCGGCGTGGCCGAGGGCGGCGGCCACACCGGCGCTCGGTGTGGCCAGCGCCGGGAACCCGGCGGCGACCAGGGCGCGGGCGGAGGCGGCGTCCCACGGCCCCGGCAGGACCAGCGGATCGTCCGGGGCCCGGCCGTGGTGGAGGCGCCGGAAGACCTCGGCCTTGCCCGCCGCGCCCTCCCGCACCGGGTCCTCGCCCGCCCCGCCCTCACGCATACCGCCCCCGCTCACCAGGCCGGCCCTCCCGGAGGGATCCGGCGGGCCACCATCAGCCGGTTCCAGCCGTTGATGACGGTGATCAGCGCGATCAGGTGGGCGAGTTCGGCCTCGTCGAAGTGCTTGGCCGCCGTCTCGTACACCTCGTCCGGCACGAACCCGTCCGTCAGCACGGTGACCGCCTCCGTGAGCGCGAGGGCGGCCCGCTCCCGCTCGTCGTAGACGCCGTCCCCGGCCTCCTGCCAGACGGCGAGCAGATCCAGCCTGCGGTCGCTCACCCCCTCCTTGCGGGCGATCGCCACGTGCATGTCCAGGCAGAACGCGCACCGGTTGAGCTGCGAGGCGCGGATCTGGACCAGCTCGGCCAGGGCGGGGTCGCCGAGGCCGCGCTTGGCGGCGGCGCTCAGGGACTGCATCGCCGTGCGGACCCCGGGGGCGAGACGGGTGGTGCGCGCGGTCACTTGTGGGTGCCCGGCTGGTAGTGCCCCGGCACCATCCGGCAGGTGACACCGAACCGGTTCCAGGCGTTGATCACCGTGATCGCGGCGATGAGCTGTGCCAGCTCCGTCTCCTCGAAGTGCGCGGCGGCCTTCTCGTACACCTCGTCGGGGACGAACCCGTCCGTCAGGACGGTCACCGCCTCCGTCAGCTCCAGCGCCGCGAGTTCCTTCCCGGTGTAGAAGTGCCGGGACTCCTCCCACGCGCTGAGCTGGACGATCCGTTCCACGCTCTCCCCGGCCGCGAGGGCGTCCTTGGAGTGCATGTCGATGCAGAAGGCGCAGTGGTTGATCTGGGAGGCGCGGATCTTCACCAGCTCGTACAGCCTGAGGTCCAGCCCCTGCCGGGCCGCCGTGTCGAGCCTGATCATCGCCTTGTGGACATCGGGGACGAGCTTGGCCCACTCCAGCCGGGGGGCCGCTTCGGTCGCACCGGTGACGGTCTCTGTGGTCATGCCCCGACCCTAGGGAGGAAGCTGCCCAGGCGTATGGTCCATTTCCATGGGGAAACCGTGGGCCACTCTGGGCATCGACCTCCATCTGCAACCGGCCGGCGGCGGGGTGCGCCGCGGCCTCACCGACGCCCTGCGCGACGCCGTCCGGGCCGGCCGGCTCGCCCCCGGCACCCGGCTGCCCTCGTCCCGCTCGCTCGCCACCGACCTCGGCCTCGCCCGCAACACCGTCGCCGGCGCCTACGCGGACCTGGTCGCCGAGGGCTGGCTCACCGCCCGCCAGGGCTCCGGGACGCGGGTCGCCGACCGCCCCGTACCACCGCAGGCCCAACACCCGGACCCCACCCCGAGCCGCACCGGGCGCCCCGCCTACAGCCTGGTCCCCGGCAGCCCCGACCTCGCGTCCTTCCCGCGCGCCCAGTGGCTCAAGGCGGCCCGCCGCGCCCTGGCCGCCGCCCCCAACGACGCCCTCGGCTACGGCGACCCCCGCGGCCGCGTCGAACTGCGCGCCGCCCTCGCCGGCTACCTCGCCCGCGCCCGCGGGGTGCGCACCGACCCGGACCGGATCGTCGTCACCGCCGGCTTCACCCACGCCCTGCGCCTGCTCACCCAGGTCCTGCACGCCCGCGGACTGCGCACGCTCGCGGTCGAGTCGTACGGCCTGGACGTGCACTGGGCACTGGCCGAACGGGCCGGGCTGCGGACCCGGCCGCTGCCGTTCGACGCGTCCGGCACCGACCCGGACGGCCTCACCGACGCCCGCGCCGTCCTGCTGACCCCCTCCCACCAGTTCCCCATGGGGGTGACCCTGCGGCCCGAACGGCGCGCGGCCGTCGTCGGCTGGGCCCGCCGCACCGGCGGGCTGATCCTGGAGGACGACTACGACGGCGAGTTCCGCTACGACCGCCAGCCCGTCGGCGCCCTCCAGGACCTGGACCCCGGCCACGTCGTCTACCTGGGCACCGCGAGCAAGTCCCTCGCCCCCGGCCTCCGGCTCGGCTGGATGGTGCTGCCGCCGTCACTGGCGCACGAGGTGCGCGGGCTCGGCAGCTCCTCCGTGGCCGTCCTCGACCAGCTCACCCTCGCCGAGTTCCTCACCTCGGGCGCCTACGACCGGCACGTCCGCGCCGCCCGGCAGCGCTACCGGCGCCGCCGGGACGCCCTGGTCGCCGCGGTCGCCGCCCGCGCCCCCGAGGTGACCGTCACCGGTATCGCGGCCGGGCTGCACCTGCTGCTCCAGCTCCCGCCCGGCTCGGAGGAGTCCGTGGTCCGCGCGGCCGCCTGGCAGACCCTCGCCGTGCACGGCCTCGCCCGCTACCGCCACCCCGAGGCCACCACCCGCCCCCTCGACGCCCTGGTCGTCGGCTACGGCACCCCGCCCGACCACGCCTGGGCGGGAGCCCTCGAAGCCCTGTGCAACGCCCTGCCCTAGGAGGCACCCCGCCGATCACGCCGGCCTCCCGGCGCGCGGCGCCGCGCCTCCCCTAGAGTGACCGGCAAGTGTCCGGTCCCTGTCAGGCCCCGTATGATCGCGGGCCGACGCCGCGGACACGGCAGCGCACGGACAACGGGGAGAAGAACGGCATGGCAGAGAACCGGCGACGGCTGCGCTCCAGCACCGTCGTGCTCGGCGGGATGGGCGTGATCGCCGCGGCCCTCACCTCCTGCGGCTCCGATCCCGACCGCCGCTGCGTCGACCGCGACAGCTACGACTACGCCAACGGCTACAAGGTCATCGCGGACAAGAACTGCAAGTCGGGCTCCTCCTACGGCAGGGGCGGCAAGGGCACCCCGGGCAAGGGCAAGAAGACCGGCAAGACCGGCAGCGGTGACGCCGCCTGGTACTACGACGCCGAAGTCAGCGGCGGTTACGCCGACCGCGGCACCTTCAGCCGCGACGAGGCCGTCGACCGCGGTGGCTTCGGCTGCTCGGGCTCCGGCAGCGGCGGCGGCTGAGCGAGACGCCCCCATGGAACGCCGCACCATCCAGCCCCGCCCCGGCTGGCAGCAGACCGTCGAGGAACAGGGCCTGATCTACCCGCTCACCCGCCACCCCGACGGCTCCCTGCGCCCCTACTGGGACGAGAGCGCCTACTACGTCTTCTCCCTGGAGGAGGTCGAGGCCCTCGAAGAGGTCGTCGAGGAACTGCACCGCATGTGCCTGGCGGCCGCCGGCCACATCGTCACCACGGGCCGCTTCGCCGACCTCGGCATCACCGACCCGCGCCTCGTCCGCGCCGTCGCCGAGTCCTGGGAGCGCCGCGCCGAACTCCCCTCCGTCTACGGCCGCTTCGACCTGCGCTACGACGGCCGCGGCCCCGCCAAGCTGCTTGAGTACAACGCCGACACCCCCACCTCCCTCGTCGAGGCCGCCTCCCCCCAGTGGTTCTGGATGGAGGAGCGCTTCCCCGGCGCCGACCAGTGGAACTCCCTCCACGAACGCCTCGTCGACGCCTGGCGCGAGCAGGCCCGCCTCCTCCCGCCCGGCAGCCCCCTCTACTTCGCCCACTCCAGCGCCGACGAACTCGGCGAGGACCTGATGACGGTCGCCTACCTCAAGGAGACCGCCGAGCAGGCCGGCCTCGACACCGGCTGGATCTCCATGGAGGAGATCGGCTGGGACCGGCTCTCCGGACGCTTCGTCGACCAGCGGCTGCGCTTCATCCGCAGCTGCTTCAAGCTCTACCCCTGGGAATGGCTCACCACCGACCGCTTCGCCGAGCACGTCCTCGACACCCTCGACAACGGCGGCGGCACCGGCACCACCCTGTGGATCGAGCCCGCCTGGAAGATGCTGCTCAGCAACAAGGCCCTGCTCGCCGTCCTCTGGGAACTCCACCCCGGCCACCCCAACCTCCTCCCCGCCTACCTGGACGGCCCCCGCGACCTGGCCACCACCGGCGGCTACGTCGCCAAGCCCCTGCTGGGCCGGGAAGGCGCCGGCGTCACCGTGCACGCTCCCGGCGCGGCCCCCGTCGTCCGCGACGAGCCCTGCTGCTACCAGCAGCTCGCCCCGCTGCCCGACTTCGACGGCAACCACGCCGTCCTCGGCACGTGGGTCGTCGGCGGCGCGTCCGCGGGCCTCGGCATCCGCGAGTCCGCCGGACTGATCACGGACGAGTACGCCCGCTTCCTCCCGCACGTCATCCTCTAGGGGGCCCGCCGGCCGGTCTCAGGCGCCCAGCACCGCCCGCAGCTGCGCCAGGCCCCAGTCCAGGTCCTCCTCCGAGACGACCAGCGGCGGCGCGATCCGCAGCGTCGTGCCGTGGGTTTCCTTCACCAGCACCCCCCGGTGCATCAGCTTCTCGCACAGCTCCCGGCCGGTGCCGTACCGCGGGTGCACGTCCACCCCCGCCCACAGCCCGCGCCCGCGCACCTGCGTCACCCGGCCCGTCCCGGCCAGCTCCGCCAGCTCCCGGTGCAGCCGCCCGCCCAGCTCCGCCGCCCGCGCCTGGTACTCGCCCGACCGCAGCATCGCGATCACCTCCAGCGCCACCGCGCACGCCAGCGGGTTCCCGCCGAACGTCGACCCGTGCTCACCGGGCCGGAACACCCCCAGCACCTCGGCCGACGACACCACCGCCGACACCGGCACGATCCCGCCGCCCAGCGCCTTGCCCAGCACGTACACGTCCGGCACCACCCCCTCGTGCTCACAGGCGAACGTCCGCCCCGTCCGGCCCAGCCCCGACTGGATCTCGTCCGCGACGAGCAGCACGTTCCGCTCCCGCGTCAGCTCCCGCACCCCCGGCAGGTAGCCGGCCGGCGGCACCACCACCCCCGCCTCGCCCTGGACCGGCTCGATCAGCACCGCGACCGTGTTCTCCGTCAGCGCCCGGCGCATAGCCGTCAGGTCCCCGTACGGAACGATCTCGAAGCCCGGGGTGTACGGGCCGTAGTCCGCCCGGGCCCGCGGGTCGGTGGAGAAGCTGATGACGGTCGTCGTCCGCCCGTGGAAGTTGCCGCCCGCGACGACGATCTTCGCCATCTCCGCGGGCACCCCCTTCACCCGGTACCCCCACTTGCGGGCGGTCTTCACCGCCGTCTCCACCGCCTCCGCGCCGGTGTTCATCGGCAGCACCATCTCCATCCCGCACAGCCGCGCCAGCTCCGTGCAGAAGGCGCCGAACCGGTCGTGGTGGAACGCCCGCGACGTCAGCGTCACCCGGTCCAGCTGCGCCTTCGCCGCCTCGACCAGCCGCCGGTTGCCGTGCCCGAAGTTCAGCGCGGAGTAGCCGGCCAGCAGATCCAGGTACCGCCGGCCCTCCACGTCCGTCAGCCACGCTCCCTCGGCGCCGGCCACCACCACCGGCAGCGGGTGGTAGGTGTGCGCGCTGTGCTTCTCGGCGGCGGCGATCAGGTCGTCGGTGGTGGTCACGGCACCTCCAGAAGGTGAACCAGATGAGGCGCCCTCCTTCCTATCCCCGCCCGGATCCCGGACGCGGGATCTTCACTCCCCGGCGCGCCCGGTAGGCTGAGGGCCGGGTCGTGACTGGCGCGCTTGGGATGGGACCGACCATCGGGGAGCGGCCCGAAGGGAAACTGTGCCGTGCGCCTGGGCCGAACCGTGTACGCCGAACGCCACGTCCGGAGGTCCCTGATGACTGACACGCCTGCGCCCCTCTCCACCGAGTCCACCGCCTTCCGCGCCGCCCTCGACGTGATCCGCGCCGTCGAGCCGCGCGTCGCCGACGCCATCGGCCAGGAGGTCGCCGACCAGCGCGAGATGCTCAAGCTGATCGCCTCGGAGAACTACGCCTCCCCGGCCACCCTGCTGGCCATGGGGAACTGGTTCAGCGACAAGTACGCCGAGGGCACCGTCGGCCGCCGCTTCTACGCCGGCTGCCGCAACGTCGACACCGTCGAGTCGCTGGCCGCCGAACACGCCAGGGAGCTCTTCGGCGCCCGCCACGCCTACGTCCAGCCGCACTCCGGCATCGACGCCAACCTCGTCGCCTTCTGGTCCGTCCTCGCCCAGCGCGTCGAGGTCCCCGCGCTGGAGAAGGCGGGCGCCCGACAGGTCAACGACCTCTCCGACGCCGACTGGGCCGAACTGCGCCAGGCCTTCGGCAACCAGCGCATGCTCGGCATGTCCCTGGACGCCGGCGGCCACCTCACCCACGGCTTCCGCCCGAACATCTCCGGCAAGATGTTCGACCAGCGCTCCTACGGCACCGACCCGGCCACCGGTCTCCTCGACTACGAGGCCCTGCGCGTCACCGCCCGCGAGTTCAAGCCGCTGATCATCGTGGCCGGCTACTCCGCCTACCCCCGCCTGGTGAACTTCCGCATCATGCGGGAGATCGCCGACGAGGTCGGCGCGACCCTGATGGTCGACATGGCCCACTTCGCCGGTCTCGTCGCCGGCAAGGTCCTCACCGGCGACTTCGACCCGGTGCCGCACGCCCAGATCGTCACCACCACCACCCACAAGTCGCTGCGCGGCCCGCGCGGCGGCATGGTCCTGTGCGACGACTCCCTCAAGGACCAGGTCGACCGCGGCTGCCCGATGGTGCTCGGCGGCCCGCTCCCGCACGTCATGGCCGCCAAGGCGGTCGCCTTCGCCGAGGCCCGCCGGCCCTCCTTCCGCGACTACGCCCAGCGCATCGTGGACAACTCCCGCGCCCTCGCCGAGGGCCTGATGCGCCGCGGCGCCACCCTGGTCACCGGCGGCACCGACAACCACCTCAACCTGATCGACGTCGCCTCCTCCTACGGTCTCACCGGCCGCCAGGCCGAGGCCGCCCTGCTGGAGTCGGGCATCGTCACCAACCGCAACGCCATCCCGGCCGACCCGAACGGCGCCTGGTACACCTCCGGCATCCGCGTCGGCACCCCCGCCCTGACCACCCGCGGTCTGGGCACCGCCGAGATGGACGAGGTGGCCGCCCTCATCGACCGCGTCCTCACCACCACCGAGCCGGGCACCACCAAGTCCGGGGCGCCCTCCAAGGCGGCCCACGTGCTCGA
Above is a genomic segment from Streptomyces glaucescens containing:
- a CDS encoding carboxymuconolactone decarboxylase family protein is translated as MTARTTRLAPGVRTAMQSLSAAAKRGLGDPALAELVQIRASQLNRCAFCLDMHVAIARKEGVSDRRLDLLAVWQEAGDGVYDERERAALALTEAVTVLTDGFVPDEVYETAAKHFDEAELAHLIALITVINGWNRLMVARRIPPGGPAW
- a CDS encoding carboxymuconolactone decarboxylase family protein gives rise to the protein MTTETVTGATEAAPRLEWAKLVPDVHKAMIRLDTAARQGLDLRLYELVKIRASQINHCAFCIDMHSKDALAAGESVERIVQLSAWEESRHFYTGKELAALELTEAVTVLTDGFVPDEVYEKAAAHFEETELAQLIAAITVINAWNRFGVTCRMVPGHYQPGTHK
- a CDS encoding PLP-dependent aminotransferase family protein, encoding MGKPWATLGIDLHLQPAGGGVRRGLTDALRDAVRAGRLAPGTRLPSSRSLATDLGLARNTVAGAYADLVAEGWLTARQGSGTRVADRPVPPQAQHPDPTPSRTGRPAYSLVPGSPDLASFPRAQWLKAARRALAAAPNDALGYGDPRGRVELRAALAGYLARARGVRTDPDRIVVTAGFTHALRLLTQVLHARGLRTLAVESYGLDVHWALAERAGLRTRPLPFDASGTDPDGLTDARAVLLTPSHQFPMGVTLRPERRAAVVGWARRTGGLILEDDYDGEFRYDRQPVGALQDLDPGHVVYLGTASKSLAPGLRLGWMVLPPSLAHEVRGLGSSSVAVLDQLTLAEFLTSGAYDRHVRAARQRYRRRRDALVAAVAARAPEVTVTGIAAGLHLLLQLPPGSEESVVRAAAWQTLAVHGLARYRHPEATTRPLDALVVGYGTPPDHAWAGALEALCNALP
- a CDS encoding glutathionylspermidine synthase family protein, whose amino-acid sequence is MERRTIQPRPGWQQTVEEQGLIYPLTRHPDGSLRPYWDESAYYVFSLEEVEALEEVVEELHRMCLAAAGHIVTTGRFADLGITDPRLVRAVAESWERRAELPSVYGRFDLRYDGRGPAKLLEYNADTPTSLVEAASPQWFWMEERFPGADQWNSLHERLVDAWREQARLLPPGSPLYFAHSSADELGEDLMTVAYLKETAEQAGLDTGWISMEEIGWDRLSGRFVDQRLRFIRSCFKLYPWEWLTTDRFAEHVLDTLDNGGGTGTTLWIEPAWKMLLSNKALLAVLWELHPGHPNLLPAYLDGPRDLATTGGYVAKPLLGREGAGVTVHAPGAAPVVRDEPCCYQQLAPLPDFDGNHAVLGTWVVGGASAGLGIRESAGLITDEYARFLPHVIL
- the rocD gene encoding ornithine--oxo-acid transaminase, whose product is MTTTDDLIAAAEKHSAHTYHPLPVVVAGAEGAWLTDVEGRRYLDLLAGYSALNFGHGNRRLVEAAKAQLDRVTLTSRAFHHDRFGAFCTELARLCGMEMVLPMNTGAEAVETAVKTARKWGYRVKGVPAEMAKIVVAGGNFHGRTTTVISFSTDPRARADYGPYTPGFEIVPYGDLTAMRRALTENTVAVLIEPVQGEAGVVVPPAGYLPGVRELTRERNVLLVADEIQSGLGRTGRTFACEHEGVVPDVYVLGKALGGGIVPVSAVVSSAEVLGVFRPGEHGSTFGGNPLACAVALEVIAMLRSGEYQARAAELGGRLHRELAELAGTGRVTQVRGRGLWAGVDVHPRYGTGRELCEKLMHRGVLVKETHGTTLRIAPPLVVSEEDLDWGLAQLRAVLGA
- a CDS encoding glycine hydroxymethyltransferase, which encodes MTDTPAPLSTESTAFRAALDVIRAVEPRVADAIGQEVADQREMLKLIASENYASPATLLAMGNWFSDKYAEGTVGRRFYAGCRNVDTVESLAAEHARELFGARHAYVQPHSGIDANLVAFWSVLAQRVEVPALEKAGARQVNDLSDADWAELRQAFGNQRMLGMSLDAGGHLTHGFRPNISGKMFDQRSYGTDPATGLLDYEALRVTAREFKPLIIVAGYSAYPRLVNFRIMREIADEVGATLMVDMAHFAGLVAGKVLTGDFDPVPHAQIVTTTTHKSLRGPRGGMVLCDDSLKDQVDRGCPMVLGGPLPHVMAAKAVAFAEARRPSFRDYAQRIVDNSRALAEGLMRRGATLVTGGTDNHLNLIDVASSYGLTGRQAEAALLESGIVTNRNAIPADPNGAWYTSGIRVGTPALTTRGLGTAEMDEVAALIDRVLTTTEPGTTKSGAPSKAAHVLDPKIADEISRRATDLVAGFPLYPEVDLG